Proteins from a genomic interval of Streptomyces sp. NBC_00820:
- a CDS encoding MFS transporter has protein sequence METGTVPVEVAEEAAGLRREQRGWYFYDWACSVYSTTVLTVFLGPYLTAVAEHAADAGGYVHPLGLPVRAGSFFAYAVSLSVIVAVVVMPLVGSAADRTGRKKPLLAAAAYTGAAATTGMFFLDGDRYLLGGALLVVANAAQSVGMMLYNSYLPQIAPPEERDAVSSRGWAFGYAAGSLVLVANLVLYSAHDSFGLSQTAAVRVCLASAGLWWGAFTLIPLRRLRDRHAREEGAGAREGATTAPGLRQLVTTVRDMRRYPLTLGFLLAYLIYNDGIQTVISQASVYGSEELGLGQSTLIAAVLLVQVLAVAGALAMGRLARTYGAKRTILGSLVAWTVTLGAGYFLPAGVPVYFFVLAAGIGLVLGGSQALSRSLFSHLVPPGKEAEYFSAYEMSDRGMSWLGPLLFGITYQVTGSYRSAIISLVIFFVIGFFLLARVPVRRAIGEAGNPVPERI, from the coding sequence GTGGAGACGGGGACCGTCCCGGTGGAGGTGGCCGAGGAGGCCGCCGGACTGCGGCGCGAACAGCGCGGCTGGTACTTCTACGACTGGGCGTGCTCGGTCTACTCGACGACCGTCCTGACCGTGTTCCTCGGTCCCTATCTGACCGCGGTCGCCGAGCACGCGGCCGACGCCGGGGGCTACGTCCATCCGCTGGGCCTCCCGGTCCGCGCGGGTTCCTTCTTCGCGTACGCGGTGTCCCTGTCGGTGATCGTCGCGGTCGTGGTGATGCCCCTGGTGGGCAGCGCGGCCGACCGCACGGGCCGCAAGAAGCCGCTGCTCGCGGCCGCCGCGTACACCGGGGCTGCCGCGACGACGGGCATGTTCTTCCTGGACGGCGACCGGTACCTGCTCGGCGGGGCACTCCTCGTGGTGGCCAACGCGGCGCAGTCCGTGGGGATGATGCTCTACAACTCGTACCTGCCGCAGATAGCCCCGCCCGAGGAGCGCGACGCGGTCTCCTCGCGCGGCTGGGCCTTCGGCTACGCGGCCGGGTCCCTCGTCCTCGTCGCCAACCTCGTCCTGTACTCGGCGCACGACTCCTTCGGACTGTCGCAGACGGCGGCCGTCCGCGTCTGCCTGGCCTCGGCCGGGCTGTGGTGGGGCGCCTTCACACTCATACCGCTGCGCCGGCTGCGCGACCGGCACGCGCGCGAGGAGGGCGCCGGCGCACGCGAGGGGGCCACCACCGCGCCCGGACTGCGGCAGCTGGTGACGACCGTCCGGGACATGCGCCGCTACCCGCTGACGCTGGGCTTCCTGCTCGCGTATCTGATCTACAACGACGGCATCCAGACAGTGATCTCCCAGGCCTCGGTCTACGGCTCCGAGGAGCTGGGACTCGGGCAGTCGACACTGATCGCAGCGGTGCTGCTGGTGCAGGTGCTGGCCGTCGCGGGAGCGCTCGCGATGGGGCGGCTCGCGAGGACGTACGGTGCGAAGCGCACGATCCTCGGCTCGCTGGTGGCGTGGACGGTCACCCTGGGCGCCGGCTATTTCCTGCCCGCCGGGGTCCCGGTGTACTTCTTCGTCCTGGCCGCCGGGATCGGGCTGGTCCTCGGCGGCAGCCAGGCGCTGTCGCGGTCGCTGTTCTCGCACCTGGTGCCGCCGGGCAAGGAGGCCGAGTACTTCTCCGCGTACGAGATGAGCGACCGCGGGATGAGCTGGCTCGGGCCGCTGCTGTTCGGCATCACCTACCAGGTGACCGGAAGCTACCGCTCCGCGATCATCTCCCTGGTGATCTTCTTCGTCATCGGCTTCTTCCTGCTCGCCCGGGTGCCGGTGCGGCGTGCGATCGGCGAGGCGGGGAATCCGGTGCCGGAGAGGATTTAG
- a CDS encoding RNA polymerase-binding protein RbpA: MSERALRGTRLVVTSYETDRGIDLAPRQAVEYACEKGHRFEMPFSVEAEIPPEWECKVCGAPALLVDGDGPEEKKAKPARTHWDMLMERRTREELEEVLEERLAVLRSGAMNIAVHPRDSRKSA; encoded by the coding sequence ATGAGTGAGCGAGCTCTTCGCGGTACGCGCCTCGTAGTGACCAGCTACGAGACGGACCGCGGCATCGACCTGGCCCCGCGCCAGGCCGTGGAGTACGCATGCGAGAAGGGGCATCGATTTGAGATGCCCTTCTCGGTCGAGGCGGAGATTCCGCCGGAGTGGGAGTGCAAGGTCTGCGGGGCCCCGGCACTCCTTGTGGACGGCGACGGCCCGGAAGAGAAGAAGGCCAAGCCCGCGCGTACCCACTGGGACATGCTGATGGAGCGGCGCACCCGAGAGGAACTCGAAGAGGTCCTCGAGGAGCGCCTGGCGGTTCTGCGTTCGGGAGCGATGAACATCGCGGTACACCCCCGAGACAGCCGCAAGTCCGCCTAG
- the fxsA gene encoding FxsA family membrane protein codes for MTTGAPTSSQTDRPRRSRLRRYLPLGVAAWLALEIWLLVLVADAAGGLTVFLLLVAGFVAGSVVIKRAGRRAFQSLNETLQRGGSPSRGGGNGLMMLAGLLLMIPGLVSDAAGVLLLLPPVQKAVSRLAERALEGRLRRSAPGSLGNAFQQARMHRPDGKVVQGEVIREDRGEPGGTSREQRPPLTH; via the coding sequence ATGACGACTGGCGCTCCCACCTCTTCGCAGACCGACCGGCCCCGGCGCTCCCGGCTGCGCAGGTATCTGCCGCTGGGCGTGGCCGCGTGGCTGGCGCTGGAGATCTGGCTGCTCGTCCTCGTCGCGGACGCGGCGGGCGGCCTCACCGTCTTCCTGCTGCTGGTGGCGGGCTTCGTCGCCGGCTCGGTGGTCATCAAGCGCGCGGGACGCCGCGCCTTCCAGAGCCTGAACGAGACACTCCAGCGTGGCGGCTCCCCGTCCCGGGGCGGCGGCAACGGCCTGATGATGCTCGCCGGCCTGCTGCTGATGATCCCCGGCCTGGTCTCCGACGCGGCCGGCGTGCTCCTGCTGCTTCCCCCGGTCCAGAAGGCCGTGAGCCGCCTCGCGGAGCGCGCCCTGGAGGGCAGGCTCCGCCGCTCCGCCCCCGGCAGCCTCGGCAACGCCTTCCAGCAGGCCCGTATGCACCGGCCGGACGGCAAGGTGGTGCAGGGAGAGGTCATCAGGGAGGACCGGGGCGAGCCGGGCGGCACGTCCCGGGAACAGCGCCCTCCACTGACCCACTGA
- a CDS encoding polyprenol monophosphomannose synthase — MVDACVRHEGAAVNDGDGTLAAKAQGRQFGPLGTALVIIPTYNEAENIKSIVGRVRRAVPDAHVLVADDNSPDGTGKLADELAAADDHVQVLHRKGKEGLGAAYLAGFRWGIEHGYGVLVEMDADGSHQPEELPRLLTALKGADLVLGSRWVPGGRVVNWPKSREFISRGGSLYSRLALDLPLRDITGGYRAFRRETLEGLGLDEVASQGYCFQVDLARRAVKAGYHVVEVPITFVERELGDSKMSKDILVEALWRVTAWGVGERFNKITGKGGKA, encoded by the coding sequence ATGGTGGACGCCTGCGTACGACATGAAGGGGCAGCAGTGAACGACGGCGACGGGACCCTCGCGGCCAAGGCTCAGGGTAGACAGTTCGGTCCGCTCGGCACCGCCTTGGTGATCATTCCGACCTACAACGAGGCGGAGAACATCAAGAGCATCGTCGGCCGGGTGCGCCGGGCAGTCCCCGACGCACACGTGCTGGTGGCGGACGACAACAGCCCCGACGGCACCGGCAAGCTCGCCGACGAACTCGCCGCCGCGGACGACCACGTCCAGGTGCTGCACCGCAAGGGCAAGGAGGGCCTGGGCGCCGCCTACCTCGCGGGCTTCCGCTGGGGCATCGAGCACGGCTACGGCGTCCTGGTCGAGATGGACGCCGACGGCTCCCACCAGCCCGAGGAACTGCCCCGCCTGCTCACCGCCCTCAAGGGCGCCGACCTGGTGCTCGGCTCCCGCTGGGTGCCCGGCGGCCGGGTGGTGAACTGGCCCAAGTCCCGCGAGTTCATCTCCCGCGGCGGAAGCCTCTACTCCCGGCTCGCCCTCGACCTGCCGCTGCGCGACATCACCGGCGGCTACCGGGCCTTCCGCCGCGAGACCCTGGAGGGTCTGGGCCTGGACGAGGTCGCCTCTCAGGGCTACTGCTTCCAGGTCGACCTGGCCAGGCGCGCGGTCAAGGCCGGCTACCACGTCGTCGAGGTCCCCATCACCTTCGTCGAGCGCGAGCTCGGTGACTCCAAGATGAGCAAGGACATCCTCGTGGAGGCGCTTTGGCGGGTCACCGCCTGGGGCGTGGGAGAACGCTTCAACAAGATCACCGGCAAGGGTGGCAAGGCCTGA
- a CDS encoding amidohydrolase: MSEQSADPKTVLLRRGEVHSPADPFATAMVVERGQVAWVGSEGAADAFADGVDEVIDLDGALVTPAFTDAHVHTTATGLALTGLDLSGAPSLEAALALVRDFAAARPDDRVLLGHGWDAARWPGGRPPTRAELDAATGGRPLYLSRIDVHSAVVSTALLDLVRGDLPRDDAPLTRDAHHAVRQAALAAVTPAQRAEAQRTALAHAASLGIGSVHECGGPQISSEDDFTELLSLAAGLPGPRVVGYWAEGGEEGVARARELGAAGAAGDLFVDGALGSHTACLHHPYADAAHTGTAYLDAAAVAGHVIACTEAGIQAGFHAIGDAAVTAVVEGVRAAADKTGLGRVRAARHRVEHAEMLTPETVAAFAELGLIASVQPAFDALWGGEDGMYAERLGAERARTLNPFAALLRAGVPLAFGSDSPVTPLDPWGTVRAAAFHRTPEHRVSVRAAFTAHTRGGWRAIGRDDAGVLVPGAPADYAVWRTDELVVQAPDDRVARWSTDPRSGTPGLPDLTPGRALPVCLRTVVGGRTVFVRPGE, from the coding sequence ATGAGTGAGCAGTCCGCCGACCCCAAGACCGTCCTCCTGCGCCGAGGAGAGGTCCACAGCCCCGCCGACCCCTTCGCCACCGCGATGGTGGTGGAGCGCGGCCAGGTCGCCTGGGTCGGCTCCGAGGGCGCCGCCGACGCCTTCGCCGACGGCGTCGACGAGGTGATCGACCTCGACGGTGCCCTGGTCACCCCCGCCTTCACCGACGCCCATGTGCACACCACCGCCACGGGCCTCGCCCTGACCGGCCTCGACCTGTCCGGCGCGCCGTCCCTGGAGGCGGCCCTCGCCCTCGTCCGCGACTTCGCCGCGGCCCGTCCGGACGACCGCGTCCTGCTGGGCCACGGCTGGGACGCCGCCCGCTGGCCCGGCGGCCGCCCGCCGACCCGCGCGGAACTCGACGCGGCCACCGGCGGCCGCCCCCTGTACCTGTCCCGCATCGACGTCCATTCCGCGGTCGTCAGCACCGCCCTGCTGGACCTGGTCCGCGGCGACCTCCCCCGGGACGACGCGCCGCTCACCCGCGACGCCCACCACGCCGTCCGGCAGGCGGCCCTCGCCGCCGTCACCCCGGCCCAGCGCGCCGAGGCCCAGCGCACCGCCCTCGCCCACGCCGCTTCCCTCGGCATCGGCTCCGTACACGAGTGCGGCGGGCCGCAGATCTCCTCCGAGGACGACTTCACGGAGCTGCTGAGTCTCGCCGCCGGACTGCCCGGGCCGCGAGTCGTGGGCTACTGGGCCGAAGGGGGAGAGGAGGGCGTGGCGAGGGCCCGCGAACTCGGCGCGGCCGGCGCCGCCGGCGACCTCTTCGTCGACGGTGCCCTCGGCTCGCACACCGCCTGCCTGCACCACCCGTACGCCGACGCCGCCCACACCGGTACCGCCTACCTGGACGCCGCCGCGGTCGCCGGCCACGTCATCGCCTGCACCGAGGCGGGCATCCAGGCGGGCTTCCACGCGATCGGGGACGCCGCCGTGACGGCTGTGGTGGAGGGTGTGCGCGCCGCCGCCGACAAGACCGGCCTCGGCCGCGTCCGCGCCGCCAGGCACCGCGTCGAGCACGCCGAGATGCTCACCCCCGAGACCGTCGCCGCCTTCGCCGAGCTGGGCCTGATCGCCTCCGTACAGCCCGCCTTCGACGCACTGTGGGGCGGCGAGGACGGCATGTACGCCGAGCGGCTCGGCGCCGAGCGGGCCCGCACCCTCAACCCGTTCGCGGCCCTGCTGCGCGCCGGCGTACCCCTGGCCTTCGGCTCGGACAGCCCGGTCACCCCGCTCGACCCCTGGGGCACCGTGCGAGCCGCCGCCTTCCACCGCACCCCCGAGCACCGGGTGTCGGTGCGCGCCGCGTTCACCGCCCACACGCGCGGCGGCTGGCGGGCCATCGGCCGCGACGACGCGGGCGTCCTGGTGCCCGGCGCACCCGCCGACTACGCCGTCTGGCGCACCGACGAACTCGTCGTCCAGGCCCCCGACGACCGTGTCGCCCGCTGGTCCACCGACCCGCGCTCGGGCACCCCGGGACTGCCGGACCTGACCCCGGGCCGTGCTCTGCCGGTCTGCCTGCGCACGGTGGTCGGCGGACGGACGGTGTTCGTACGGCCGGGCGAGTGA
- a CDS encoding Lrp/AsnC family transcriptional regulator → MEELDRQIVQLLVKDGRMSYTDLGKATGLSTSAVHQRVRRLEQRGVIRGYAAVVDPEAVGLPLTAFISVKPFDPSAPDDIADRLADVPEIEACHSVAGDENYILKVRVATPHELEELLARLRSLAGVSTRTTVVLSTPYEARPPRI, encoded by the coding sequence ATGGAGGAGCTGGACCGTCAAATCGTGCAGCTGCTCGTCAAGGACGGGCGGATGAGCTACACAGATCTGGGCAAGGCCACGGGCCTGTCCACCTCGGCCGTGCACCAGCGGGTGCGCCGGCTCGAACAGCGCGGCGTCATCCGCGGCTATGCCGCGGTCGTCGACCCGGAGGCCGTCGGGCTGCCGCTCACCGCCTTCATCTCGGTGAAACCGTTCGACCCCAGCGCCCCCGACGACATCGCGGACCGTCTCGCCGACGTCCCCGAGATCGAGGCCTGCCACAGCGTCGCCGGCGACGAGAACTACATCCTCAAGGTGCGCGTCGCCACGCCGCACGAACTGGAGGAACTCCTGGCCCGACTGCGCTCCCTGGCCGGGGTGTCCACCCGGACCACGGTCGTGCTGTCCACGCCGTACGAGGCACGCCCGCCGAGGATCTGA
- a CDS encoding acyl-CoA dehydrogenase: MSDRDPQPVERQLPTEEASDLLALVREIAQREIAPKAAEEEDAGRFPREVFTLLSESGLLGLPYDAEYGGGEQPYEVYLQVLEELAAARLTVGLGVSVHTLASYALAAHGTKQQQVEHLPAMLGGGLLGAYCLSEPSSGSDAASLRTKAVRDGDHWVLTGTKAWITHGGIADFYTVMARTGEDGPRGITAFLVPGDAEGLSSAAPEKKMGMKGSPTAQVHFDGVRVPDERRLGEEGQGFSIALSALDSGRLGIAACAIGVAQAALDEAVRYATERRQFGHPISDFQGLRFMIADMATQIEAGRALYLAAARLRDAGRPFSKQAAMAKLHCTDTAMRVTTDAVQILGGYGYTADFPAERYMREAKVLQIVEGTNQIQRMVIARHVAGPEGR, from the coding sequence ATGTCCGACCGCGACCCGCAGCCGGTGGAGCGTCAACTGCCCACGGAAGAGGCGAGCGATCTGCTCGCACTCGTCCGTGAGATCGCACAGCGCGAGATAGCGCCCAAGGCGGCCGAGGAGGAGGACGCCGGACGCTTCCCGCGCGAGGTCTTCACCCTGCTCTCGGAATCGGGCCTGCTGGGCCTGCCGTACGACGCCGAGTACGGCGGCGGTGAGCAGCCCTACGAGGTCTACCTCCAGGTGCTCGAGGAACTCGCCGCGGCCCGGCTCACCGTCGGCCTCGGCGTCAGCGTGCACACGCTCGCCTCCTACGCGCTCGCCGCCCACGGCACCAAGCAGCAGCAGGTCGAGCACCTGCCCGCCATGCTCGGCGGCGGCCTGCTCGGCGCCTACTGCCTCTCCGAACCGTCGTCGGGCTCGGACGCGGCCTCCCTGCGCACCAAGGCCGTCCGCGACGGCGACCACTGGGTGCTCACCGGCACGAAGGCCTGGATCACGCACGGCGGCATCGCCGACTTCTACACCGTGATGGCCCGCACCGGCGAGGACGGCCCGCGCGGGATCACCGCCTTCCTGGTGCCCGGCGACGCCGAGGGCCTGAGCAGCGCGGCGCCCGAGAAGAAGATGGGGATGAAGGGCAGCCCCACCGCCCAGGTCCACTTCGACGGCGTCCGTGTCCCGGACGAGCGGCGCCTCGGCGAGGAGGGGCAGGGATTCTCCATCGCGCTCTCCGCCCTCGACTCCGGCCGGCTCGGCATCGCCGCCTGCGCGATCGGCGTGGCCCAGGCCGCCCTCGACGAGGCGGTCCGCTACGCCACCGAGCGCCGCCAGTTCGGTCACCCGATCTCGGACTTCCAGGGCCTGCGCTTCATGATCGCCGACATGGCCACCCAGATCGAGGCCGGCCGGGCGCTCTACCTCGCCGCCGCCCGGCTGCGCGACGCGGGCAGGCCGTTCTCCAAGCAGGCCGCCATGGCCAAGCTGCACTGCACCGACACGGCCATGCGGGTCACCACGGACGCCGTGCAGATCCTCGGCGGCTACGGCTACACCGCCGACTTCCCGGCCGAGCGCTACATGCGCGAGGCGAAGGTGCTGCAGATCGTCGAGGGGACGAACCAGATCCAGCGGATGGTCATCGCACGTCACGTGGCGGGACCGGAGGGTCGCTGA
- a CDS encoding TetR/AcrR family transcriptional regulator, producing MRQQSADVTSRTRGTERSAARRAELIAIGRKLFADTSYDALSMDDIARQAHVAKGLIYYYFQSKRGYYLAIVQDSVADLVTFAASGLERPAVDRVHRTIDGYLRFAEDHQAAYRTIISGGVGFDAEVQAIRDGVREAIVATIAEGAYGRSGIAPLARMGLIAWVCGVEGATLDWIDRPGLSRDTMRELLVKSLGGALRAIEELDPSYPAPPPARRDG from the coding sequence ATGCGTCAGCAGAGTGCCGATGTCACCTCACGGACGCGCGGCACCGAGCGCTCCGCGGCGCGCCGCGCCGAACTCATCGCCATTGGGCGGAAGTTGTTCGCCGACACGTCCTACGACGCCCTGTCCATGGACGACATCGCCCGGCAGGCGCACGTCGCCAAAGGGCTGATCTACTACTACTTCCAGTCCAAGCGCGGCTACTACCTGGCGATCGTCCAGGACTCCGTGGCCGACCTGGTCACCTTCGCGGCCAGCGGCCTCGAACGTCCCGCCGTGGATCGCGTCCACCGCACCATCGACGGTTACCTCCGCTTCGCCGAGGACCACCAGGCCGCCTACCGCACCATCATCAGCGGCGGCGTCGGCTTCGACGCCGAGGTGCAGGCCATCCGTGACGGAGTGCGCGAGGCGATCGTCGCGACCATCGCCGAAGGGGCGTACGGCCGCTCCGGCATCGCCCCGCTGGCCCGCATGGGCCTGATCGCCTGGGTGTGCGGCGTCGAGGGGGCCACCCTCGACTGGATCGACCGCCCCGGACTCTCCCGGGACACCATGCGCGAGCTGCTGGTGAAGAGCCTCGGCGGAGCCCTGCGGGCCATCGAGGAGCTGGACCCGTCCTACCCGGCCCCGCCACCGGCCCGCCGCGACGGCTGA
- a CDS encoding peptidase C39 family protein, whose amino-acid sequence MSRAQQPSRRTVLAAVVAAAMAGGAVPAAAAGAEAPATGHPGPAPARPIDYHAWTTHHDWRRGAARGVRAVSGSRPGVVIGAAAGRTDYTDPHTGTTAAWDYATWTSPAHTLRVPATEVIASWNAHTPDGTWLQVELQGTYTDGTATPWYVMGRWAAGDQDIKRTSVDDQTDGKSTIWTDTFAIDDASTGLRLVSYRLRLTLYRKPGTRLTPTVWRLGAIGSDIPDRFTVPASTPGLAQELAVPRYSQEIHKGQYPQYDNGGEAWCSPTSSQMIIEYWGGRLTPEQLSWVDPTYADPQVDNAARFTYDYQYTGCGNWPFNAAYAATYPGLQGVVTRLASLSELETLVAAGIPAITSQSFLKTELTGAGYGTSGHLMTVIGFTADGDVIANDPASPSDPAVRRVYLRREFENIWLRTKRYNASGGVSSGTGGVCYLYFPAHPTARQRKALAAVGVR is encoded by the coding sequence ATGAGCAGAGCCCAACAGCCGTCCCGTAGAACCGTCCTCGCCGCCGTGGTCGCCGCCGCGATGGCGGGAGGAGCGGTCCCCGCGGCCGCCGCCGGCGCCGAGGCGCCCGCCACCGGTCATCCCGGCCCGGCACCGGCCCGCCCCATCGACTACCACGCCTGGACCACGCACCACGACTGGCGCCGCGGTGCGGCCCGGGGCGTGCGGGCGGTCTCCGGCTCCCGCCCCGGTGTCGTGATCGGCGCCGCCGCGGGCCGCACCGACTACACCGACCCGCACACCGGCACCACCGCCGCCTGGGACTACGCCACCTGGACCTCCCCGGCCCACACGCTGCGCGTGCCCGCCACCGAGGTCATCGCCTCCTGGAACGCGCACACCCCCGACGGCACCTGGCTCCAGGTCGAGCTGCAGGGCACGTACACCGACGGCACCGCCACCCCCTGGTACGTGATGGGCCGCTGGGCCGCCGGCGACCAGGACATCAAGCGGACCTCGGTCGACGACCAGACCGACGGCAAGAGCACCATCTGGACCGACACCTTCGCCATCGATGACGCGAGCACCGGTCTGCGCCTGGTGTCGTACCGGCTGCGGCTGACCCTCTACCGCAAGCCCGGAACCCGTCTCACCCCGACCGTCTGGCGGCTCGGCGCCATCGGCTCCGATATCCCGGACCGCTTCACCGTCCCCGCCTCCACCCCCGGCCTCGCCCAGGAACTGGCCGTCCCGCGCTACTCGCAGGAGATCCACAAGGGCCAGTACCCGCAGTACGACAACGGCGGCGAGGCCTGGTGCAGCCCCACCTCCTCGCAGATGATCATCGAGTACTGGGGCGGCCGGCTCACCCCCGAGCAGCTGTCCTGGGTGGACCCGACGTACGCCGACCCGCAGGTCGACAACGCGGCCCGGTTCACCTACGACTACCAGTACACCGGCTGCGGCAACTGGCCGTTCAACGCCGCCTACGCCGCCACGTACCCGGGCCTGCAGGGCGTGGTGACGCGGCTCGCCTCGCTCAGCGAACTGGAGACCCTGGTCGCGGCCGGCATCCCGGCCATAACGTCCCAGTCCTTCCTGAAGACCGAGCTGACCGGGGCCGGTTACGGCACCTCCGGCCACCTGATGACGGTGATCGGCTTCACCGCGGACGGCGACGTGATCGCCAACGACCCCGCCTCGCCCAGCGATCCGGCCGTGCGCAGGGTGTACCTCAGGCGGGAGTTCGAGAACATCTGGCTCAGGACCAAGCGGTACAACGCCTCGGGCGGCGTCTCCTCCGGCACGGGCGGTGTCTGCTACCTGTACTTCCCGGCCCACCCCACCGCGCGTCAGCGCAAGGCGCTCGCCGCGGTGGGCGTGCGCTGA
- a CDS encoding amino acid permease, producing MSERISAPWAKARGEEGTVVLDDDATLHEMGYPRKLTRRFKAFDNFAISFTIINILSGIFSSFGYGMNAGGPRILVFGWIGVSVMVLFIGAAMAEVASAYPTSGALYFSAGKLAKRHKGAWSWFTGWLNFVGQIGGTAATGYAAATFIQAFVALQWTSYQPTVHQTVMITALIIVLQGLANTYTVQLVALLNRISVWWLLVGLVVIVTALIVMPDHHQSASFVTHFENNTGFTNGLYGGMLGLLVTSWTFTGFDGSFHMSEETVQATVNAPKGITRSIAYSAITGLILMLALVYSIGNYDKVAGSSAPPVQILIDGLGLGTAKAMLFIIIGAMLFCGLANLTSNTRQIFAFSRDGAMPGSRWWHSVSTRTRTPVKAVWLAVACSLALVVPGWWSHTAFTAIVSVNVVGLFLAYAIPIFLRLRLGSAFEPGPWNLGRWGVPIGWVAVIWTVLSSVLFMLPQASPITVDSFNYAPIALAAVLLVATVWWFATARRRFQGPVSYGRPDEIAAMDLV from the coding sequence GTGTCGGAACGGATATCGGCGCCATGGGCGAAGGCCCGCGGAGAAGAAGGCACCGTGGTGCTGGACGATGACGCCACCCTGCACGAGATGGGTTATCCGCGGAAACTCACGCGACGCTTCAAGGCGTTCGACAATTTCGCGATCTCCTTCACCATCATCAACATTCTTTCGGGTATCTTCTCGTCCTTCGGGTACGGAATGAACGCGGGTGGCCCCCGCATTCTCGTATTCGGCTGGATCGGCGTGTCCGTCATGGTGCTGTTCATCGGCGCCGCCATGGCGGAGGTCGCCTCGGCCTATCCCACGAGCGGCGCGCTGTACTTCTCGGCGGGCAAACTCGCCAAGCGGCACAAGGGCGCCTGGTCCTGGTTCACCGGCTGGCTGAACTTCGTCGGCCAGATCGGCGGTACCGCCGCCACCGGCTACGCGGCCGCCACCTTCATCCAGGCGTTCGTCGCCCTGCAGTGGACCTCCTACCAGCCGACCGTGCACCAGACGGTCATGATCACCGCCCTGATCATCGTGCTGCAGGGGCTCGCCAATACCTACACCGTGCAGCTCGTCGCCCTGCTGAACCGCATTTCCGTGTGGTGGCTGCTGGTCGGACTCGTGGTGATCGTGACCGCACTCATCGTGATGCCCGATCATCATCAGTCGGCGTCCTTCGTGACGCATTTCGAGAACAACACCGGCTTCACGAACGGCCTTTACGGCGGCATGCTCGGCCTGCTCGTCACCAGCTGGACGTTCACCGGGTTCGACGGCAGCTTCCACATGTCCGAGGAAACGGTCCAGGCCACGGTCAACGCCCCGAAGGGGATCACCCGTTCCATCGCCTATTCGGCGATCACCGGCCTCATCCTGATGCTGGCGCTGGTCTACAGCATCGGCAACTACGACAAGGTGGCCGGTTCCTCCGCACCGCCCGTCCAGATTCTCATCGACGGCCTCGGCCTCGGCACCGCCAAGGCGATGCTGTTCATCATCATCGGCGCCATGCTCTTCTGCGGTCTGGCCAACCTCACCAGCAACACGCGGCAGATCTTCGCCTTCTCCCGGGACGGCGCCATGCCCGGCTCCCGCTGGTGGCACTCGGTCTCGACGCGCACCCGTACGCCGGTGAAGGCGGTGTGGCTGGCGGTGGCCTGCTCGCTCGCGCTGGTGGTGCCGGGCTGGTGGTCGCACACGGCGTTCACCGCCATCGTCAGCGTCAACGTGGTCGGACTCTTCCTCGCCTACGCCATCCCGATCTTCCTGCGGCTGCGGCTCGGGAGCGCCTTCGAGCCCGGCCCGTGGAACCTGGGCCGCTGGGGCGTCCCCATCGGATGGGTCGCGGTGATCTGGACGGTGCTCAGCAGCGTCCTGTTCATGCTGCCGCAGGCCTCCCCGATCACCGTCGACTCCTTCAACTACGCGCCGATCGCGCTGGCCGCCGTCCTCCTCGTGGCCACGGTGTGGTGGTTCGCCACCGCCCGCCGCCGCTTCCAGGGCCCGGTCAGCTACGGCCGCCCCGACGAGATCGCGGCGATGGACCTCGTCTGA
- a CDS encoding uridine kinase family protein produces MFPENSPTPHHTSGITIHDLAARLRALPPSLGQVRLIGVDGHAGSGKSTFAARLAAALGGAPVLHLDDIADHERLFGWTGRLMAQVIEPLGRGETARYTPYDWTVRAFGPPRPLPPAPVVVIEGVGAGRRALRPHLARLLWMELPREESWARGRSRDGAGQREFWDEWVRAERAHFAADPSRPRADLLVRQTFEGYEVLPGPAVTPVPPSNITHRDGPSAMC; encoded by the coding sequence CTGTTTCCGGAGAACTCCCCCACACCGCATCACACCTCAGGAATCACCATTCACGACCTCGCCGCCCGGCTGCGCGCCCTCCCCCCGTCCCTGGGGCAGGTCAGGCTGATCGGCGTCGACGGGCACGCCGGCTCCGGAAAATCCACGTTCGCCGCCCGGCTGGCCGCCGCGCTGGGCGGGGCTCCGGTGCTGCACCTCGACGACATCGCCGACCACGAGCGGCTCTTCGGCTGGACCGGCCGGCTGATGGCGCAGGTGATCGAGCCCCTCGGCCGGGGCGAGACCGCGCGGTACACCCCGTACGACTGGACGGTCCGCGCCTTCGGCCCGCCGCGCCCGCTGCCGCCCGCTCCCGTGGTCGTGATCGAGGGGGTCGGCGCGGGCCGCCGGGCGCTGCGGCCGCATCTGGCGCGGTTGCTGTGGATGGAGCTGCCCCGGGAGGAGTCCTGGGCGCGCGGGCGGTCGCGGGACGGCGCGGGGCAGCGCGAGTTCTGGGACGAATGGGTCCGGGCCGAGCGCGCGCACTTCGCCGCCGACCCCTCGCGCCCCCGTGCCGATCTCCTGGTACGCCAGACTTTTGAGGGGTACGAGGTGCTGCCGGGGCCCGCGGTGACCCCTGTTCCGCCCTCGAACATCACTCACCGTGACGGACCATCCGCAATGTGCTGA